From a single Eleginops maclovinus isolate JMC-PN-2008 ecotype Puerto Natales chromosome 2, JC_Emac_rtc_rv5, whole genome shotgun sequence genomic region:
- the zgc:162634 gene encoding protein preY, mitochondrial: protein MFRNVFGRLLTETVCVRRCVHKRLTPGCVSLRSFSGLKDGEQFDLSLLELLVCPLSKKPLRYASETNELINEELGIAYPIIDGIPNMIPQDARLIQKHTAPSTTPTQA, encoded by the exons ATGTTTCGGAATGTTTTTGGTAGACTGCTgacagaaacagtgtgtgttcgCCGCTGTGTGCATAAGAGGCTGACCCCCGGCTGTGTGTCGCTGCGGAGCTTCTCAGGTCTGAAGGACGGAGAGCAGTTTGACCTCtccctgctggagctgctggtgTGTCCGCTGAGCAAGAAGCCGCtcag GTACGCATCTGAGACCAATGAGCTGATCAACGAGGAGCTCGGTATCGCTTATCCCATCATCGACGGCATCCCCAACATGATCCCTCAGGACGCCAGGctcatacagaaacacacagcccCCTCCACTACTCCAACGCAGGCGTAG